The Hordeum vulgare subsp. vulgare chromosome 7H, MorexV3_pseudomolecules_assembly, whole genome shotgun sequence DNA window GAAAAATCTCCGGTCGAACGCGGTCTTATCATCAGCCAACACGACCTTAAGAGGACGCGACGTGAAAGCTCTCTTATTGGTGTTATAGGACATGTCTAAGTTAAGATTCTCAAGGCATTCACGGAGGTGGGGAAAGTTATGGCGGCTGTGATCAGAGGTCTTCAAGTTTCGATGATAGAGTATTTTGGATGTGACGAAGATTGTGTGCTTGGTGTATGGTGACTTGTTTCAGTGGCCTTGGTTAGCGGGGCTGACAGCACTGGAGGACTACATTTTTGGTGGCGCCCCTCGAGTGCCGAGTCTCGATTCCTAAGATGAAAATCCAATGTCTGGCCTTTATTGGTTGTACGTGGCAATGGCGTTGTGGAAGGCATTGTTTTTTGGGGATTTCGAACTTTTTTCCGGGGTGAAAGTCCAAGATCTTCGATTGGGCAATGACAACGCTtgtgcattgttttcttgttggatgcgtTGCTTTTGGAGAACCTCTTTGTATTTCGATTGTTGTCTTTGGTGGTGGTTAGAGTGCCGTTACTGCTAGTGATTGCTCACCGTGGCGtggtcttttttcttttttctgtttttttttttaatttttttgattgTGTGTATCTTTGTTGTCTTTGGACATCTAGTTGGTATATAGAGACCGGTTGTAATTGATATCTTCACGAtattaatattattatttttttggaaaaagaaatagcaaaacagataaTAATTAAATCAGTCACCGAGAACAAATTATCTATAAATAGATACCGGGAGTGTATCTCATTCACGAAGACGTACGCAGTGGTGGCTAGCTTATTGATGCATGCTACGTGCATCTCTAACGACTGTAGCTTAGCCAGTAGTTGCCACTTGTACGCGCACATCCAGAGTTCCAGACTGGTGCAAATGGCAGCCGCCGACCAAGGCAAGACGGCGGCCAGGAGGTTCGGATGGCTGTACGTGGCGCGGTGGGCGGTGGCGTCCGTGGTGACCATGCTGGCCGTGGCGGTGATCGTTCGCGCCGTTGTGGTGATGCTCCGCCCCGAGAAGCTGCAGCTGAAGCTCTCCGGCGGCCGCGTCGCGGTCGACTCGATCCCGTCGATGCCGCCGCCGGGCAACGAGGTGGCGctcaacttcgttctcagggccaACAACCCCAGCGGGCGCGCCTTCGTCGAGTACACCAACGTCACCGTCCGGCTCACGGACGTCTCGAGCGCgtcggcggcggcgccggcgatgaTCGCCGAGTTCCCCCTGCCGCAGTCGATCCCCGTGTTGCAGCAGACGGCGCACGAGGCGATCGTGAGGGTGGGGATGACGCCGGGCGAGGACGTGCCGATGCGGTACGTGCAGGCGCTCTTCGAGGGACGCAGCATCGACGGCGTGGAGATGATGCTGCGCGGGGACTTCCACAGCCACGTAGAGATGGCCAGCGGGGACTACGTCACTACCAGCGACCCCGCCACGTACTACTGCTGGCCGGTGACCATCGCCGTCGGtggctcgtcgtcgtcgtcgtcgccggacTACACCAACGTCGTCGTCACCGACGCGCCCTGCCTCGACAAGTCGGAGGCCCCGGCCATCGTGTGATTTGAGGCTAGCTCCGACGGTAGCAAGCTAGTTGGTGTGGGTCAACCAATGTAAGAATCGATTGATAAGGGGAGCTACATGCATGTATGGCGATTGACCATCGATCCATGCATGCATGGCCGCTGCCTAGCATTTGCACGCCTGTCAGTGTGAGTTTAATTTGAGACAGTACGTACTCCTCT harbors:
- the LOC123412443 gene encoding uncharacterized protein LOC123412443 — encoded protein: MHATCISNDCSLASSCHLYAHIQSSRLVQMAAADQGKTAARRFGWLYVARWAVASVVTMLAVAVIVRAVVVMLRPEKLQLKLSGGRVAVDSIPSMPPPGNEVALNFVLRANNPSGRAFVEYTNVTVRLTDVSSASAAAPAMIAEFPLPQSIPVLQQTAHEAIVRVGMTPGEDVPMRYVQALFEGRSIDGVEMMLRGDFHSHVEMASGDYVTTSDPATYYCWPVTIAVGGSSSSSSPDYTNVVVTDAPCLDKSEAPAIV